CTTCAGGGATTCGATCCGTAAATATAATGGAACTAAACGGGACATTGTTACCATTCGTCAGCAGGAAGGAGAACGTAATCGTTTCTCCCGGGACGACCTGACTCGGCAAAGCAGATTTGACAATTTCCAGAAGAGGATCGCTGATAAAAGTAGTGACTGAATCGGACTCCACAGAATTGGAAATGACATTGCCATCAGGAAGAGTGAAATTATAATTGACTATCGCTGTGTTCACAACCTGATTATTCGATGGGAATGACAGAATATTTACCTGAAAGTTAATCGTGAATGTTTCACCTGGTGCCACTTCCCCCAATGGAATACCACTAACCGGATTATCGCTTATTTCCACTCCGTTTACGGTTAAAGATCCAGGTATAAAGAATGATTCAGGTGGAATTGGATCAATAACGGTTACATCGGCTGCAATATTGCCTGTATTTTGAACAACAAGCTGATAGAACACGGTATTTCCAAGATCTACGGCATCGGGGGTACCGGATTTAAGAATGGTAATGACAGGATTATAGACAGGAATGGAAACGACATTGGACGGCGAACTTCCACTTACTCCGTTTATGGCAAAGGTAACGGTGCCCTGATTGGTTAACGTCTGGGTCACAGGCTGCGGTGTAAGTGCATTGACGTTGACCTGGAACGTCACTGTCGTGGAGCTGCCTGCACCTATAGTGCCGATACTTACGCCTGTGGAGGGATTAACCTCAGGTTGAGCTACACCATTCAGGGTGAGGCTGTCAGGCACAAAACTTGACCCAGCCGGAATCGGGTCCGTAAGAAAGACGGATGTTGCCAGCAATTCTGTAGGATTCTGAACGAGCAGCGTATACGTAATAATATCTCTTGGGGCCGCGGCGGTAACGTCAGCTGATTTGGCAAGGGACAGAACCCCCGGTTCGGACACGGGAACCGTCACCGTATTGGACAAGGATGAACCCGGAATGATCCGCCCGTCAGGAAGAGTATAGGTGTAATCTCCAGTAGCCTGATTGACAAGCTCGGGTGGAGTTGGCACGGATGTCACTGTGGCTAGAAAAGTAACCGTCACCGGAAAATTGGGCTGGATCGTTCCCAAGTTAATTCCGGTTATAGGGTTGGCACTGCTCCAACGGTTACCACTGATCAGCACACTATTCGGTACAAAAGCCTCTCCTGCCGGTAATGGGTCAACCAGGATAACGTCAGCGTTATAGTTACCTTCATTGGACACCAAAACGGTATACGCAATAATATCACCCACAACAGCAGTCGATGGGACAGCTGATTTTACCAGCGCAATGACGGGTTCAAACACCCGGACATTGACGATATTGGATAAGGCCGTTCCAGTGAATTCTCCGGTTGTAAACGTAACGGTGGCCTGGTCAACCAGGAACAGGGGAAAAGGAACCGGCGGAGCTGTTCCGACCACACTGACCTGGAACGTGACAGTTGCAGAGCCGTTGGCTGGAATTGTTCCGATAGGGACCCCTGTGCTAGGATCGACTCCTGGGAGAGATGCACCGTTCACCGTTACGCTGTCCGGAACCAGAACAGAAGCAACAGGAATAGGGTCTGTGAGACTGACATTGGTTGCGTCAACCGGATCATTATTCTGAACAACTAGCGTGTATGTGACAATATCCCCAATAACGGCTTGGAGCTCACTTGCTGTTTTGACTACGGTCAGATTGTCTGCCGAAATGGGAATAACGACTAGATTGGAACTGCTGCTGCCAGGAATAATGCGGCCGTCCGGTGGAGTGAAGGTGAAGCTGGCATTACCTTGGTTAACAATCTGAAACGAAGCCGGTAATGATGTAATTACGACTTGAAAACTGACCAGGGTCGAGCTACCTGTCGGTACGAGGCCTAGAGAAATGCCGGCATTCGGATCGGCAAGAGGGACCGGAAGGCTATTTACGAGTACACTTCCGGCAACAAAGGTGGCATCTGGCGGAATGATGTCCGTTAATGTGGTTGTTGCGCCAATATTTCCTGAATTGGTCACGGTAAACTGAAAGGTCACGGCTTCCCCGACTACAGCAAACGTAGGTGTAGCAGCCTTAGCAACGGCTATAATGGCCTTGAACACAGGAATGATGACCATATTGGAAAAGGAAACTCCGCTAAAGGTACCGCTGTCGAAGCTCACCTGGGCCTGATCTGTTAGTTGAGGTGGTGAGGGCAGGGTATTTACCTGAACACTGAAAGTGACTGTGGCTGATGCACCAGGCAAGAGAGTACCGACAGAGATACCAGAAACAGGATCTGCTGTAGGCTGGGGTACACCATTTAACGTGACACTGCCAGTTAGAAACGAGGAACCCGTTGGAATGTTATCGGTCAGTACAGCGTTGGTAATGCTGCTGGCATCCTGATTGGTAACTGTAAAGGAATAGGTAACGGTATCACCAACCACTGCATCTGTAGCAGCAGTTGATTTCACAACACTCAACATAGGTAGCGAGACAGGGATGACAACCGTGTTAGATGTAACAGATCCGGGAATTACACGGCCATCTGGTGGCTGAAAGGTATAGGAGGCTGTTCCCTGATTGACCAATTGCAATCCAGCTGGCTGACTAACAACACTTACCTGGAAAGTGACTGTAGAGGTTGCGTTGGGTGCAACCGGACCAATAGGTATTCCTGCAACAGGGTCAGAAGCTGGTTGAGAAACACCATTGACGGTTACGCTGCCCGGTACAAAGACGGAACCGTCTGGTATATTGTCTAGGACGGTTGTTGTGGCATCAATATTTCCCGTATTGGTTACGACCAACGTGTAGGTAACTGTATCTCCGACAAGAGCATTGGTTGTGTCTGCGCTTTTGACAATAGCCACATTGGGTTCATAGATGGGAACCACCACTGCATTGGAGGTAACCGCAGTATTAATAATCGGACCATCGGGTACGGTAGGGGCAGTATAACCGACTCTGGCTTGGTTAAACAACTGAGCCGGTACAGGTACGGATGTGACCAATACCTGGAAGGTCACGGTAGCGGAGGTTCCCGAGTTGAGATCTCCAATCGGAAATCCGGTTACCGGATCTGTACCCGGCAGTGAAACCCCATTGAGTGTGATGCTATTCGTTACGAAGGAGCTTCCTGCAGGAATATTGTCAAAGAACATAACGTTCGTTGCATTAACCAATGAAGTATTAGAGATGATAATGGTATATGTTACCGTATCTCCGACGACAGCATCAGTTACGTTGGCACTTTTGACGGCATTAAGGGCAGGGAGGTTGATATCGATCTGTAATCCGTTGCCGTCAACAAGATAGCCGTCTCCATTCGTTGTAAGCTGGAAGGCAGCTTGAGTCTGTGTATTGAGCAATGTAAATCCGACGTCCACGTTCGTAATATCCCAGCC
This window of the Paenibacillus marchantiae genome carries:
- a CDS encoding DUF11 domain-containing protein, giving the protein MAFIERYAINENGAVTFTGNTLGLSRSETVGVPGTVDSIGAYITTDTTQQFGTYPPGTTNLFQNNSSSAVLQIPAGSSILYAELIWGGTYIDNTENNSAFINDAVQFTTPASQTSVFPDPATSFEVILSTASGFPTTYAYVRSANVTSLISAGGAGTYTTSGVVGTLSIPDPTSNHAGWTLAVVYQNAALPLRNMSIRVNADVILSTSGPVNMIIDGFATPFMGPLAGRAQFSTQEGDANKTGDQARFGPTIATVTNLSGPNNFSDNFFASQINDDAGNLDTSGTFGTRNQINGTPGTNIVGGRQGWDITNVDVGFTLLNTQTQAAFQLTTNGDGYLVDGNGLQIDINLPALNAVKSANVTDAVVGDTVTYTIIISNTSLVNATNVMFFDNIPAGSSFVTNSITLNGVSLPGTDPVTGFPIGDLNSGTSATVTFQVLVTSVPVPAQLFNQARVGYTAPTVPDGPIINTAVTSNAVVVPIYEPNVAIVKSADTTNALVGDTVTYTLVVTNTGNIDATTTVLDNIPDGSVFVPGSVTVNGVSQPASDPVAGIPIGPVAPNATSTVTFQVSVVSQPAGLQLVNQGTASYTFQPPDGRVIPGSVTSNTVVIPVSLPMLSVVKSTAATDAVVGDTVTYSFTVTNQDASSITNAVLTDNIPTGSSFLTGSVTLNGVPQPTADPVSGISVGTLLPGASATVTFSVQVNTLPSPPQLTDQAQVSFDSGTFSGVSFSNMVIIPVFKAIIAVAKAATPTFAVVGEAVTFQFTVTNSGNIGATTTLTDIIPPDATFVAGSVLVNSLPVPLADPNAGISLGLVPTGSSTLVSFQVVITSLPASFQIVNQGNASFTFTPPDGRIIPGSSSSNLVVIPISADNLTVVKTASELQAVIGDIVTYTLVVQNNDPVDATNVSLTDPIPVASVLVPDSVTVNGASLPGVDPSTGVPIGTIPANGSATVTFQVSVVGTAPPVPFPLFLVDQATVTFTTGEFTGTALSNIVNVRVFEPVIALVKSAVPSTAVVGDIIAYTVLVSNEGNYNADVILVDPLPAGEAFVPNSVLISGNRWSSANPITGINLGTIQPNFPVTVTFLATVTSVPTPPELVNQATGDYTYTLPDGRIIPGSSLSNTVTVPVSEPGVLSLAKSADVTAAAPRDIITYTLLVQNPTELLATSVFLTDPIPAGSSFVPDSLTLNGVAQPEVNPSTGVSIGTIGAGSSTTVTFQVNVNALTPQPVTQTLTNQGTVTFAINGVSGSSPSNVVSIPVYNPVITILKSGTPDAVDLGNTVFYQLVVQNTGNIAADVTVIDPIPPESFFIPGSLTVNGVEISDNPVSGIPLGEVAPGETFTINFQVNILSFPSNNQVVNTAIVNYNFTLPDGNVISNSVESDSVTTFISDPLLEIVKSALPSQVVPGETITFSFLLTNGNNVPFSSIIFTDRIPEATTFVNNSVTIRDVSVPGVNPINGFEVDNIAPLSAIPITFQVIVNQGIALAQITNQASVSYTLGEVSFNVLSNVVLMQVIFPVPPVPPVPPGPPEPPTPPLPPVNPTTPTTPGSSQPSTPSVPSIPISAPVIPVQKTASKSIVEVGESVDYVVLIQNTSAFAAKNLVLTDQLQSGVTLVSGSVTIQGIAQHNCSLASGISLGDLLPGTSVEVGYTAIIKHQPSNGKVMNQATVSLSFVLPDGSLIPITLASNKVIVTVVEAEE